The DNA window GCCGGCAGGCCAGCGCCATCGCGATCATCGCGCGCTGGCGCATGCCGCCCGAGAGCTGGTGCGGATATTCGAGCGCGCGCCGCTCGGGCTCGGGAATCCTGACCAGTCGCAGCATCTCGACCGCGATCGCCGATGCCTGCTTCCGGCTCATTGGTCGATGCAGGCGGACCGCCTCGGTGATCTGGTCGCCGATCCGCATCACCGGATTGAGCGAGGTCATCGGCTCCTGGAAGATCATGGAAATGCGGTTGCCCCTGATCTGGCGCATGCTGTCTTCGTCGAGACCGAGCAGATCGGTCCCTTCGAGCATGATGGAGCCGCCGACAATCCGGCCCGGCGGATCGGGCACCAGCCGCATGACGGAAAGCGCGGTCACGCTCTTGCCGCAGCCGGATTCGCCGACGATCGCAAGCGTCTCGCCGCGGCGGACGCTGAACGAGATGTCGTCGACCGCCTTGAACAGTCCGGAGTTGGTGAAAAACACCGTCTGCAGGCCCTTCACGTCGAGAACCGTCGCCTCTGTCTGCACTTCGCTCATCAGCCGCGCTGCCTCGGGTCGAGGATATCGCGCAGCGCGTCGCCGAGCAGGTTGGTTCCGAACACCGCAAGACTGATGGCCACGCCTGGAAAAATCACCAGCCATGGCGCGGTACGGACGTATTCCGCCGCCGACTCCGACAGCATGCGCCCCCATGACGGATACGGCTCGGGAATGCCAAGGCCGAGAAACGACAGCGAGGCTTCGGTGAGGATTGCGGAGCCGAGTTGCGCGGTCGCCAGCACGATCAAGGGCGCCAGCGTGTTGGGCAGAACGTGACGCAGCGCAATCCGTGTCTCGCTCATGCCGATGGATTTGGCGGCCTCGACGAACGGCAACTCGCGCAGCGCCAAAGTGTTGGCGCGTATCACGCGGGCGACGGTGGGAATAAGCGGGATGGCGATCGCGATGATCACATTCGGCAGCGACGGTCCCAAGGCGGCGGTCATTACCAGTGCGAGCACCAGCAGCGGCAAGGCCTGCAAGATATCGGTAATCCGCTGGAAGACCAGATCGACCCAGCCGGACAGATAGCCCGATGCGAGTCCGATCGTCACGCCGAATGCCGAACCCAGCGCGGTCGAGCCGATGCCGACGGCCAGCGATATGCGGGCACCGTGGATGATCCGGCTCCAGACGTCGCGGCCGAAGGAGTCCGTTCCCATCCAGTGCTGGGCGCTGGGAGCGGCGAGCGCATGCGCGGAATCAATGTCCAGGGGATTAAAGCGGCAGATGACATCGGCAAGCCCCGCGGCCAGCACGAACATCACCATGATGATCAGGCCGGCGGTGCCCAGCACGTGGCGTTGCGCAAGGAAGGCAAGCTTGCGCCAGCCATGCGTGGAATGGGCGCCGGCGCGTCGGAGTTCGGCATCGTAGTTGATCGCGTCCAATGGGTCCTCTCGTTCCGGCTAGTCCGCGTATCTGATCCGTGGGTCGACCACCGCATAGAGCATGTCGACCGTGAAGTTTGCGACCACGACCACCACGGCGATCAGCATCACCAGGTTCTGGACGATCGGATAGTCGCGCCACCGGATCGCCTCGACCAGAAAGCGGGCGACGCCGGGGATGTTGAAAACGGTTTCGGTGACGATCAGCCCGCCGACCAGGAAAGCCGCCTCGATGCCGATCACGGTGATGACAGGCAGAATGGCGTTCTTCAGTGCATGGTGATAGTTGACCGCCGCCTCCGACGCGCCCTTGGCGCGGGCGGTGCGGATGTAATCCTGCCGCAGTACCTCGAGCATCGAGGAGCGGGTGATCCGCATCACCAGCGCGGCGCTGCGA is part of the Bradyrhizobium erythrophlei genome and encodes:
- a CDS encoding ABC transporter ATP-binding protein, translated to MSEVQTEATVLDVKGLQTVFFTNSGLFKAVDDISFSVRRGETLAIVGESGCGKSVTALSVMRLVPDPPGRIVGGSIMLEGTDLLGLDEDSMRQIRGNRISMIFQEPMTSLNPVMRIGDQITEAVRLHRPMSRKQASAIAVEMLRLVRIPEPERRALEYPHQLSGGMRQRAMIAMALACRPALLIADEPTTALDVTIQAQILALVLELQKELGMGLILITHDLGVVAQTARRVIVMYAGKKVEEADVETLFAHPRHPYTRGLMASIPAVPSAGAKADARLVEIPGMVPSLTRLPKGCAFAPRCGLAIARCHEEYPPLQTFGTDHLAACWRAAETEGVP
- a CDS encoding ABC transporter permease; this translates as MDAINYDAELRRAGAHSTHGWRKLAFLAQRHVLGTAGLIIMVMFVLAAGLADVICRFNPLDIDSAHALAAPSAQHWMGTDSFGRDVWSRIIHGARISLAVGIGSTALGSAFGVTIGLASGYLSGWVDLVFQRITDILQALPLLVLALVMTAALGPSLPNVIIAIAIPLIPTVARVIRANTLALRELPFVEAAKSIGMSETRIALRHVLPNTLAPLIVLATAQLGSAILTEASLSFLGLGIPEPYPSWGRMLSESAAEYVRTAPWLVIFPGVAISLAVFGTNLLGDALRDILDPRQRG